The sequence CGACACGGCGGGCCCGCAGGATCACGCGGACACTCCGCTCGCCGCGCCCACCTGGACGTGGGTGGTCGGACGGTTAACCGTCACGGCAGCCTTCACGTGGTCCTCCTCGCCATAGGCGCTTCCCCGTCGAGCGCTCCCTCGCCACGGATGCGAACGATCCGCCGCCAGGCCCGGAGGCTCCGACGGCTCAGCGAGGACGCGACCAAGGACGCCGCGTCGCCGAGGCTCTCGGCTCCATGAACACCGGGCGTCCGGCCCCATGAACACTGAGCGTCAACCTCGTCAGCGTAGTGCGGCGCCGATCTCATCGCACCCAAACCGGCCGACTGTGCTGTCCGCGGACCATCCGGGCTCATCGGGCCGATGAGCCGGGACGCCTACCGCCCGACGGATACTCATAGTAGCCAATCTCGGCGCGGTGAGGCCGGAGCCGACCAGTGGCCCTGGCCATGAAGGCGGCACGTGCACGGCAAGGGACTCTGCGTCGACCAGCCCTGCGTCCTCGTGTCGATCTATGCCGTACTGGCCACCACCCGGAGCACGCGGCTCACCGCACCCCGTCACAGGGAGTCATCGACGCCCGCGGCGCGGGGGTGCCGCAACGGGCCGAGTGATACCTGGCGGCGGTCAGACGGCCGAGGGCCGCGACCATCGGGCATGACTCGACCCGGGCCTCGCGAGAACGCGGGTCCACGTGGCGGGAGGACGCGCGTCCACGCGCGGAGGAGCCGTGTGCGCAGGGTGCTCCGCGCCCGATGGCCGGGCGCGGAGCGTCTGCCCTAGCCCGAGATCGGCCGGTCGTCGGCCTCGCCCGCGGGGGTGCCGGCCACGGTGGACTCGCCGCGCAGGTCGTAGCGGGCGATGGCCTCCTCGACCACGCTGGCCTTGATCTGACCCGCGCGTACCAGCGACTCCAGGGTAGCCACGACGATCGACTCCGCGTCCACGTTGAAGTGCCGGCGCAGCGCCGCCCGGGTGTCCGACCGGCCGTAGCCGTCGGTGCCGAGCGAGGTGTAGGGCTGTGGCACCCAGCGGGCGATCTGGTCCGGAACCGCCCGCATCCAGTCGCTGACCGCGATCACCGGGCCCTGCGCGTCCGCGAGCATCCGGGTCACGTAAGGAACGCTCTCCGGCTGTTCCGGGTTGAGCAGGTTCGCCCGCTCGGAGCCGAGCGCGTCCTTGCGCAGCTCGTTCCAGGAGGTCACCGACCAGACGTCGGCCGCGACGCCGAACTCGGTGGCGAGCAGTTCCTGTGCTGTCAGCGCCCAGCGCATCGCGACGCCGCTGGCCAGCAGCTGCGCGCGGGGCGCGGCGGCCGCGCCGTCGCGGCCGGGGGTCGGCGCGATCGACGTGCCGGCGTCCTCGGCGGCTCGGAACCGGTACATGCCGGCGATGACCTGGGCCGGGTCGAGACCCGCCGGCTCGGCCGGCTGCGGGTACGGCTCGTTGTAGACCGACAGGTAGTAGAAGACGCTCTCGTCGCGCTCGCCGTACATCCGGTCCAGCGCGTCGCGGGTGATGTGCGCGATCTCGAAGCCGAACGCGGGGTCGTAGGCCACGCAGGCCGGGTTCGTCGACGCCAGCAGCAGCGAGTGGCCGTCCTGGTGCTGGAGGCCCTCACCGTTGAGCGTGGTGCGCCCCGCGGTGGCGCCGAGCAGGAAGCCACGGCCCAGCTGGTCGCCGAACGCCCACATCTGGTCGCCAGTGCGCTGGAAGCCGAACATCGAGTAGAAGACGTAGACAGGGATCATGTGCTGGGCGTGCGTCGCGTAGGACGTGCCAGCCGCGATCACCGAGCCCATCGAGCCGGCCTCGCTGATGCCCTCGTGCAGCATCTGGCCCTGCTGGGACTCCTGGTAGGACAGCAGCAGGTCCCGGTCGACGGCCTCGTACTGCTGGCCGTGCGGCGAGTAGATCTTCGCCGTCGGGAACATCGCGTCCATGCCGAACGTGCGGGCCTCGTCCGGGATGACGGGCACGAAACGGGCGCCCATCTCCTTGGTCTTCATGAGGTCCTTCAGCAGCCGCACGAACGCCATCGTCGTCGCGACCGGCTGTTTGCCGGAGCCCTTGCGCAGGATGTCGAACAGCGACGCGGGCGGCTGCGTCAGGGCCTTCGCGCGGGTCACCCGGCGCGGGAGCGAACCGCCGAGCGAGGCCCGCCGCTCCTTCATGTACTGGATCTCCTCGGAGTCCGGCCCCGGGTGGTAGTAGGGCGGCAGATCGCCCTCCAGCGCCGAGTCCGGGATCTCCAGGTAGAGCCGGTCGCGGAACTCCTTCAGCTCGGCCTTCGTGAGCTTCTTCATCTGGTGGGTGGCGTTGCGGGCCTCGAAGTCCTTGCCCAGCGTCCAGCCCTTGATGGTGTGCGCGAGGATCACCGTCGGCTGGCCCTCGTGCTCCGTCGCGGCCTTGTAGGCGGCGTAGAGCTTGCGGTAGTCGTGGCCGCCGCGGGACAGCTTGCGAAGGTCGTCGTCGGAACGGCCGGAGACCATCCGGCGCAGCCGCGCGTCCGAGCCGAAGAAGTTCTCCCGGATGTACTCGCCGGACGAGGTCGAGTAGGTCTGGAACTGGCCGTCCGGCGTTTCGTTCATCTTGTTCACGAGGGCGCCGTCGGTGTCCTGGGCCAGCAGCGGGTCCCAGTCGCGGCCCCAGACGACCTTGATGACGTTCCAGCCGGCGCCGCGGAAGAACGACTCCAGCTCCTGCATGATCTTGCCGTTGCCGCGGACCGGGCCGTCGAGGCGCTGCAGGTTGCAGTTCACCACGAAGATCAGGTTGTCGAGCTCCTCGCGGGCGGCGATGCCGAGCGCACCGAGCGACTCGGGCTCGTCCATCTCGCCGTCGCCCAGGAACGCCCAGACCTTGCTGCCGGACGTGTCCTTGATCTGCCGGTTGTGCAGGTACCGGTTGAACCGGGCCTGGTAGATCGCGTCCAGCGGGCCGAGGCCCATCGACACGGTCGGGAACTCCCAGAATTCCGGCATCAGCCGGGGGTGCGGGTACGACGAAAGGCCGCCCGGGGCGCCTTCCCGCCGGAACGCGTCCAGCTCCGACTCGGTGAGCCGGCCCTCAAGGAATGCGCGGGCGTAGATACCGGGGGAGGCGTGTCCCTGAATGAACACCTGGTCCCCCGAGCTGGAGCTGGGGGAGTAGCTCAGGTGGTCCTTGCCGCGGAAGAAATGGTTGAAGCCGACCTCGTAGAGGCTCGCGCTCGACGCGTATGTGGCGATATGCCCGCCGACGTTGTACTCGGGCCGGTTGGCGCGGCTCACCATGATGGCGGCGTTCCACCGGATGTAGGCCCGGATGCGCCGTTCGACGTGTTCGTCGCCGGGGAACCACGGCTCCTGCTCCGGCGAGATCGTGTTGATGTAGTCGGTGCTGGTCAGCGACGGGACGCCGACCGCGTTGGCCCGGGCGCGTTCCAGGAGCTTGAGCATGAGGAAACGTGCGCGGCCACGCCCCTGCTCGGCGATGACCGCGTCGAGGGACTCGAGCCATTCGCTCGTTTCCGACGGATCCACGTCAGGCAGCTGGCTTGGCAGTCCGTCGGTAATGACCGAGAACTTCCGGTTGCTCTCCTGTGCCACTTTTCCTCTGCTCCTAGCCCTCGGATGCTGGCCGGCCCGGGCAGGTCGTGCCCGGGTACGGACATGCTGACGCCATGGTGCTCCGTGCCGTCGAAGACGTCACGCACACCCCGGTTACCGCCGAGTTCCGTCGCGTCGACTGTGACGAACGTCAACGAAACTGTTCAGTGAAAACAACGTGAGCTGCTCACCACCGTATGCCCCGTCGCGCCCGGTCGGTACGGACTTGCTCCCGCCGCCTGGGCCCACGCCGGCCGAGGCGCCACTGACCGGGCTGTCGCCACTGCCCGGGGCCTCGCTGACCGCGGCCGCGGGCCGGACCGGCCCGGGGCGGTCACCGGGCACGCAGGATGATGCGGGGGTGGAGACGACGACGGTGACGGTGCGGACCGGGCGGCAGGAACGGGTCCACGACCTGACCGGCGAGGCGAGCCGGTTCGTCGCCGGCCGCGGGGACGGGCTGCTGTCAGTCTTCGTGCCGCACGCGACGGCTGGCGTCGCGATTCTCGAGCTCGGGGCCGGCAGCGACGACGACCTGCTGGCCGCGCTGGCCGACCTGCTGCCCGCCGACGGCCGGTGGCGGCACGCGCACGGGACACCGGGGCATGGGCGCTCGCACGTCATGCCGGCCATCATCCCGCCGTCGCTGACCGTCCCGGTGTTCGCCGGCCGGCTCGCCCTGGGAACCTGGCAGTCGATCGCTCTCGTTGACCTGAACGTGGACAATCCTGACCGAACCGTCCGGTTCTCGTTCCTAACGGGCTGATCGTTGGCGGCGCCGGTTCCTCGATCCGGTAACACTGTCGGAACGGTCTCCGGAGGTGTAGGCAATACGTCATGCCCACGACGTGGGATTCGCGGCTCGCAGCGACCAGCCAGGCCCGAACGGACCTGGGCCCGGCCAGCGGTCCACCGTGCCCGCTCGGCCGCGCGGGGCGGCCCGCCGGGCGCGGACTTCCCTGGTTCCCCGCGGTCAGGTCAAGCGAGATCGATGCGCCCGCCGGGCGTGGCACTTGCGCTGCCACCACATGGTCCGGTGGACTTAGGCCACGGCGGGGCGCACGGTCAGTAGGGCCGATGGGTTTGTCCGACCGGGACGCGCGGGTCTACGCTCGCCCGTCAGGAATACGAGCAGGAGGTAACGGAGGGTGAGTCCGACCGCGGCGAACGCCGAGGGTCAGCGCCGTGCTGAGCGTCTTGGCGTCGTCGCCGGAACCATGGTGCAGTCGATCAACGAGGACGACGACATCGCAGGAGACCTGCTGGAGGCGATCACCGCAGCCAGCGGAACGGAGCTCGTGCCGGAGGACTCCGACGACGTCGTCGACATCGTGTTGCTGTGGTGGCGCGACGAAGACGGTGATCTCGCCAACGCGCTCATCGATGCCCGGCGCCAGCTCTCCGACCAGGGGGTCATCTGGTTGCTGACCCCCAAGTCCGGCCGCCAAGGTCACGTCGAGCCGAGCGACATCCTGGACGCGGTACCGACCGCTGGGCTGGTCCAGACGAGCACGCTCAGCGTCGCCCAGGAATGGGCCGGCATGCGCCTGGCCGCCCCCAAGACCCAGCGGGTCCGTCACCGCTGAGCCGGCACCGTCCCGTGGGCATGGCTGCGTTGGCAGGCAGGCGTGCCCACGGGGCTGAGGTGCGCGGGCGCCGCCCGAACGGGCCATGCCGAACGCGGTGCGCCGCAGAGGCTCGACCGTGGTCGGTGGCCCTTTGGTGGCCGTCGGACTGTGACCCGCGGCTCAGGGAGCGAGCGGCACCTGCTGGCC is a genomic window of Pseudofrankia inefficax containing:
- the aceE gene encoding pyruvate dehydrogenase (acetyl-transferring), homodimeric type — encoded protein: MAQESNRKFSVITDGLPSQLPDVDPSETSEWLESLDAVIAEQGRGRARFLMLKLLERARANAVGVPSLTSTDYINTISPEQEPWFPGDEHVERRIRAYIRWNAAIMVSRANRPEYNVGGHIATYASSASLYEVGFNHFFRGKDHLSYSPSSSSGDQVFIQGHASPGIYARAFLEGRLTESELDAFRREGAPGGLSSYPHPRLMPEFWEFPTVSMGLGPLDAIYQARFNRYLHNRQIKDTSGSKVWAFLGDGEMDEPESLGALGIAAREELDNLIFVVNCNLQRLDGPVRGNGKIMQELESFFRGAGWNVIKVVWGRDWDPLLAQDTDGALVNKMNETPDGQFQTYSTSSGEYIRENFFGSDARLRRMVSGRSDDDLRKLSRGGHDYRKLYAAYKAATEHEGQPTVILAHTIKGWTLGKDFEARNATHQMKKLTKAELKEFRDRLYLEIPDSALEGDLPPYYHPGPDSEEIQYMKERRASLGGSLPRRVTRAKALTQPPASLFDILRKGSGKQPVATTMAFVRLLKDLMKTKEMGARFVPVIPDEARTFGMDAMFPTAKIYSPHGQQYEAVDRDLLLSYQESQQGQMLHEGISEAGSMGSVIAAGTSYATHAQHMIPVYVFYSMFGFQRTGDQMWAFGDQLGRGFLLGATAGRTTLNGEGLQHQDGHSLLLASTNPACVAYDPAFGFEIAHITRDALDRMYGERDESVFYYLSVYNEPYPQPAEPAGLDPAQVIAGMYRFRAAEDAGTSIAPTPGRDGAAAAPRAQLLASGVAMRWALTAQELLATEFGVAADVWSVTSWNELRKDALGSERANLLNPEQPESVPYVTRMLADAQGPVIAVSDWMRAVPDQIARWVPQPYTSLGTDGYGRSDTRAALRRHFNVDAESIVVATLESLVRAGQIKASVVEEAIARYDLRGESTVAGTPAGEADDRPISG
- a CDS encoding secondary thiamine-phosphate synthase enzyme YjbQ yields the protein METTTVTVRTGRQERVHDLTGEASRFVAGRGDGLLSVFVPHATAGVAILELGAGSDDDLLAALADLLPADGRWRHAHGTPGHGRSHVMPAIIPPSLTVPVFAGRLALGTWQSIALVDLNVDNPDRTVRFSFLTG
- a CDS encoding DUF3052 domain-containing protein; translation: MSPTAANAEGQRRAERLGVVAGTMVQSINEDDDIAGDLLEAITAASGTELVPEDSDDVVDIVLLWWRDEDGDLANALIDARRQLSDQGVIWLLTPKSGRQGHVEPSDILDAVPTAGLVQTSTLSVAQEWAGMRLAAPKTQRVRHR